The Salvelinus namaycush isolate Seneca chromosome 28, SaNama_1.0, whole genome shotgun sequence genome contains a region encoding:
- the nkx2.2a gene encoding homeobox protein Nkx-2.2a: MSLTNTKTGFSVKDILDLPDTNDEEGSITGPEEDNEGSETTKNTGVLVQSPLENVQNLPIKNPFYDSSDNPYTRWLATTDSIQYSLHGLSASSQDSAKSPEPSADESPDNDKETSSNGSDSGKKRKRRVLFSKAQTYELERRFRQQRYLSAPEREHLASLIRLTPTQVKIWFQNHRYKMKRARAEKGMEVTHLPSPRRVAVPVLVRDGKPCHTLKAQDLAATFQAGFPLSAYSAQTLHQMQYNAQYSAATTPQFPSAHHLMQTQQWTW; the protein is encoded by the exons ATGTCGTTGACCAACACAAAGACGGGCTTTTCTGTAAAGGACATTTTGGACCTCCCTGACACGAATGATGAAGAAGGATCTATCACTGGACCGGAGGAAGATAACGAGGGATCAGAGACAACAAAAAacactggagttttggtgcaaaGTCCTCTCGAAAACGTTCAGAATCTGCCTATAAAGAACCCCTTTTATGATAGTAGTGACAATCCTTACACAAGATGGCTTGCCACCACGGACAGTATCCAATATTCAC TGCATGGTCTATCAGCTAGTTCTCAAGACTCAGCCAAGTCCCCAGAACCCTCCGCGGACGAATCGCCAGACAATGACAAGGAAACTTCAAGCAACGGCAGCGACTCCGGTAAGAAGAGAAAAAGAAGAGTGCTGTTTTCCAAAGCACAGACGTACGAACTTGAGCGTCGATTTAGGCAACAGAGATACCTTTCCGCTCCAGAGAGAGAACACCTCGCGAGTTTGATTCGCCTGACTCCAACTCAAGTGAAAATTTGGTTCCAGAATCATCGATACAAAATGAAGAGAGCGCGCGCTGAAAAAGGTATGGAAGTGACCCATCTCCCCTCTCCCCGGCGGGTGGCCGTGCCTGTCTTAGTCAGGGATGGAAAGCCTTGTCATACTCTTAAAGCTCAGGACTTGGCGGCCACATTTCAGGCTGGATTCCCCCTCTCGGCATATAGCGCCCAGACCCTTCATCAAATGCAATATAATGCTCAGTACAGCGCCGCCACCACGCCACAATTCCCTTCAGCACATCACTTGATGCAAACGCAACAGTGGACTTGGTGA